Below is a genomic region from Streptomyces sp. NBC_00461.
GGGCGCCTACGTCGAGCAGACCGGGGACGCGGCTCTCGCGCGCCGGCTGGAGCCCCACGCCCGAGCGGCGGTCGGCTGGATGCTCGACCACGGCGGGCTCACCTCCCGCGGCTACCTCGTCTACCGCGCCGACCAGGGCGGCCTCGCCAACCAGAACTGGAAGGACTCCCCCGGCGCGATCTGCTCCGCCGACGGGACACGGGCGAGCGGGGCGGTGATGGCGGCGGGCGCGCAGGGATACGCGTACGACGCACTGCGCCGCACGGCGTGGATCGCCCGCACGGTATGGGAGGACGGAACTTACGCGGCGTTACTCGAACAGGCCGCCGGCGACCTCCGCGACCGCTTCCAGCGGGACTTCTGGATGCGGGAGTGTTCCTTCCCCGCACTCGCCCTCGACGGCGACGGCAAGCAGGTCGACGCCCTGGCCTCGGACGCGGGGCATCTGCTCTGGTCGGGGCTGCTGGACAAGGAGTACGGGGAGGTCGTGGGCCGGCGGCTGCTGGAGCCCGACTTCTTCTCGGGCTGGGGTGTGCGGACGCTGGCCGCGGGCCAGGCGGCCTACCACCCCCTCTCGTACCACCGCGGTTCGGTGTGGCCGCACGACAACGCACTGATCACCCTCGGACTGGCCCGCTACGGGCTGCATGACGAGGCCCGGGTCGTCGCCCATGCCCTGGTGGACGCGGCGACGACCTCCGGTCATCGGCTGCCGGAGGTTCTCGCGGGGTACGGCCGGGACACGCACACGGAGCCGGTGCCGTATCCGCATGCGTGCGTGCGGGAATCTCGTTCGGCGGCGGCGCCTCTCGCTCTGCTGACGGCGGTTGGGGGCGCGTAAGAACTCGGGGCGGGGGGTTGTGTTGCGGCTGCGGGCTCGTTGTGGCCGGTCGCGCAGTTCCCCGCAACGTCCCCCCAAAGACCGGCCGTGAGCGACAGCGGGCTCGCCGTGGCCGATCGTGCCGTTCCCCGCAACTTCCCCCCAAAGACCGGCCATGGGCGGCAGCGGGCTCGTCGTAGCCGATCGCGCCGTTCCCTGCACGCCTGGAGGGCGCTGGCGGCAGCGTTGGTTACCCGTTTGCCGGGTGTTTGCCCTTGGCCTCTGAACGTGGGCGCAGGGTGGGCCGTACGGAATTGTGGCGGGTCCCAGCCTCCCCAGCGTGGCCCGCCACTCCGCATCAGGGCCTCGCATGGAAGGACCTTCGGGTTGCCTCAGGACACGAGCACGCGCCAGACAACGGAAACGGCAGGGGCGCCCGGGGACGAGACCGCGGAGCGAGAAGCCGGCAAGGAACTCGTCGCCGCCCCGAGCCTCCTCTCCCGCATACGCTCCCTTCCGCGCCCCCACCCCCGGCGGGCCTGGCGGCGCTGGAAGGCCGCCCACCCCGTGCCCGCGCAGGTCATCGGCATCGTCGTGACGACCGGCGCGCTCGCGCTCATCGTCGCGGCGCTCGTGATGCCGAACCGCCTTGAGACCTTCCGCCCGGCCGAGTTCATACGACTACCGGTGGAGGCGCTGCTCGGGGCGGCCGTGCTGACCGCTCTGCCGCGCAGGCCGAGGCTGATCGTGGCGGTGCTGTTCGGGCTGCTGCTCGGCGTGCTCACCGTGCTGAACCTGATGGACATCGGCTTCTACGAATACCTCGGCCGCGGCTTCAACATCATCCTGGACTGGCCGCTGCTGACCGACGCACAGTCCTACCTCGGCGACACGCTGGGCAAGGGGACGGCCCAACTGGCGGCCATCGGCGTCGTCCTGCTCGTCGCGCTCATCCTCGCCGTGATGGCCCTCGCGGCGGTCCGCGTCGGCAACCTGGTGGGGCGGCACCCGGGCCACTCGACCCGCGTCCTCCTGGTGCTGTGCGCGTTCTGGATGACCTGCGCGAGCGTGAACCTGCAGAACGCCGGCGTGCCGCTGTCCGCCGAGCACACCGTCACGATGCTCAAGTACCGCGCGGAGCGGGTCCGGGACGCCATCCGGGACGAGGCGGCATTCGGGAAGATCGCGCGGGCTGACACGTTCGGCAACACACCGCCCAGCCAGTTGGTGCCGGATCTGCGCGGCAAGGACATGGTCTTCACCTTCATCGAGAGCTACGGCCGCAGCGCGATCGAGGACCCGGTCGAGGCGCCCGGAGTGGACGCGACACTCGCCGCGCGCACCAAGGCCCTCGCGAAGGCGGGCTTCCACGCCAAGAGCGGCTGGCTGACGTCGGCGACGTACGGGGGCAGCAGCTGGCTCGGCCACTCCACGACCATGTCGGGCCTGTGGATCAACAACCAGAGCCGCTACCGGACCGTCACCGCGGGCAACGGCGAACACCTCACCCTCACCAAGGCGTTCCAGAAGACCGGTGCCTTCGACACGGTCGGCATCATGCCGGGCGTGCAGAAGGGCTGGCCGGAGGAGAAGTGGTACGGCCTCGACAAGGTCTACGACGCCTTCCAGCTGGGCTACAAGGGGCCGAAGTTCAGCTGGTCGACCATGCCCGACCAGTACGCCCTCGAACAGTTCCAGAGGCAGGTGCACAGCAAGAAGCCGGCCAACGGCAAGTCACGGATGTCGTTCCTCATCCTGACCTCCAGCCACCAGCCGTGGGCGCCCCTCCCGAAGATCGTCCCGTGGGACCAGATCGGCAACGGCTCGATCTTCAACGCCATCCAGAAGGCCGGCAAGAAGCCCTCGGACATCCTCACCAGCTCGCCCAAGTCCCAGGCGGAGTACGGCAAGTCGGTCCAGTACTCGGTGACCGCCCTCACCCAGTGGCTGGAGCGCTACGGCAACGACAACACCGTCCTCGTCTTCCTCGGCGACCACCAGCCCATCGCCCGAGTCAGCGGCAACCACGCCAGCCGGGACGTCCCGATCTCGATCGTGGCCAAGGACCCGAAGGTCCTCGACAAGATCAACTCCTGGAACTGGACAGACGGCCTGCGCCCCGCCCACAACGCCCCGGTCTGG
It encodes:
- a CDS encoding sulfatase-like hydrolase/transferase gives rise to the protein MPQDTSTRQTTETAGAPGDETAEREAGKELVAAPSLLSRIRSLPRPHPRRAWRRWKAAHPVPAQVIGIVVTTGALALIVAALVMPNRLETFRPAEFIRLPVEALLGAAVLTALPRRPRLIVAVLFGLLLGVLTVLNLMDIGFYEYLGRGFNIILDWPLLTDAQSYLGDTLGKGTAQLAAIGVVLLVALILAVMALAAVRVGNLVGRHPGHSTRVLLVLCAFWMTCASVNLQNAGVPLSAEHTVTMLKYRAERVRDAIRDEAAFGKIARADTFGNTPPSQLVPDLRGKDMVFTFIESYGRSAIEDPVEAPGVDATLAARTKALAKAGFHAKSGWLTSATYGGSSWLGHSTTMSGLWINNQSRYRTVTAGNGEHLTLTKAFQKTGAFDTVGIMPGVQKGWPEEKWYGLDKVYDAFQLGYKGPKFSWSTMPDQYALEQFQRQVHSKKPANGKSRMSFLILTSSHQPWAPLPKIVPWDQIGNGSIFNAIQKAGKKPSDILTSSPKSQAEYGKSVQYSVTALTQWLERYGNDNTVLVFLGDHQPIARVSGNHASRDVPISIVAKDPKVLDKINSWNWTDGLRPAHNAPVWKMSNFRDAFLTAYGSTPHPKKG